GAGCGCACCGAGTGCGGGCACGACGACGCGCTCGACGCACTCGCGGTACCGCAGCGCGTTCGCGGTGTCGACGATGTCGTACGACGTCGCACCGAGATGAACGAACCGTTTCGCTTCGTCCGGGACCTGATCGCGGATGACATTCACGAGCGCGCGCACGTCGTGCCGCGTCTTCGTCTCTTCTTCTGCGACCTCCTGCGGCGTGACGCGGTCCGCGGCGCGCGCGATCGCGTCGGCGACTGCGCGGTCGCAGATCCCCGCGTCGGCCATCGCCTGCGCGAGGGCACCCTCGACGCGCGCCTGGTAGCGGATCGTCGCCGCGGCGGAGAGATAGGGCTGCAGCGACTTGAACAGCGCGGCGTCTCCGCCGTAGAAGCGGCTGTCGATCGGCGAGATGGTGTCGAAGCGGTTCTGAATACTCATCGAGCGAGCACCTTGGCGGCCATGCCTTCGCGCAGCATGCGCAGGCGGCTCGCGAGCTCCTCGTCGGCGGTCGCGAGGATCTCGGCCGCGAGGATCCCGGCGTTGGCGGCCCCGGCCTCGCCGACCGCGACGGTCGCCACGGGGATGCCCCGCGGCATCTGCACGATAGAAAGGAGTGCGTCGAGCCCGCCGGCGATCGCGTTGGGCGCCACGAGCGGGACACCGATGACCGGACTCGTCGTGATCGCGGCGACCGCGCCCGCGAGGTGCGCCGCACCGCCGGCGCCGCAGACGAACACCTTCACGCCGCGCCGGCCTGCCTCTGTGACGTAGTCGCGCAACGCCTCCGGTGTGCGGTGAGCCGACAGGACGCGCATCTCGCACTCCACGCCGAGGCCGCGCAGCGTCTCGACCGCGATCTTCATGACGGTCTCGTCCGACGTCGAACCCATGAGCACGCTCACCGAAGGCGTCACGCGACGGCCACCCCACCCCCCGCTGCGATGTCGGAACGATAGAACTTGCCGGCGAACGTCACGCGCTCCGCGCCCTGATACGCCCGATCGCGCGCCTCGGCCACGGTCGCGCCGCCGGCCACGATGTGCATGACGCGTCCGCCTGAGGTGATGAAACCGCCCGAGGGCGTTGCGGTCGTCGCGCCATGGAACGCGTACACGCCATCGGGCAGGCTATCGAGACCCTCGATCCTGTCGCCGGTGCGTGGCGCGCCGGGATATCCCTCGGCGCAGAGCACGACATCGACGAAGGCGCGCTGGCTGAAACGCAGCGGGTTGGCCGCGACATACTCGCGAAGCTTGCCCTCGCCGAGCGCGACCATGAGCTTGGCGAAATCGCCGCCGATGCGCGGCAGCGTGACCTCCGCCTCAGGATCGCCGAAGCGCGCGTTGTACTCGAGCACTTTGAAGCCGCGCTTCGTTCGGATGAGGCCGGCGAAGATGATCCCGCGGAAAGGCGTGCCGCGCGCAGCGAGCGCGCGCGCGATGGGCGTGATCACTTCGTCGGCGACGCGCTGCGCGTCCTCATCCGGCAGCACGGTGGTCGGCGACGAGGCGCCCATTCCGCCGGTGTTCGGTCCGATGTCACCGTCACCGAGGCGCTTGTGGTCGCGCGCGGGCGGAAGCGCGACGACGGTCTCTCCGTCGACCAGCGCCTGAAGCGATGCTTCGTCACCTTCGAGCAGCTCCTCGAACACGACGCGGCCGCCGCTCGTCGGCGGCGTGCCCAGCGTCATCAGCGCCTGCTCGATGGTGCGACAGATCGTGACGCCCTTTCCCGCCGCGAGGCCGTCGGCCTTCACGACGAGCGGCGCCGCCCACTTGTTGCGATCGAGCGCGTTGCGCGCCTGCTCCGGGGTCGTGAACGTTTCCCAGCGCGGTGACGGGATCCCGGCCTCGGTCATGAGCTCTTTCGCGAAGGTCTTGCTCCACTCGATCTTCGCGGCTTCTTTCGACGGCGCGACGACCGAGATGCTCGCCCGCCGCATGTGATCGCCGATGCCTTCGGCGATGAGCTCGTCGGGCCCGACGATCGCGAGATCGATCGCTGACGCCGCGAGATGCTGCTCGAGACGACCGACGTCTCGCGGCTGGAAGTCGAGCACCCGCGAGAAGAGCGCGACGCCGGCGTTGCCCGGGACGACATCGATCGTCGCGACGCTGTCGCAGCGCGCGAGACGCCACGCGATCGCGTACTCGCGCCCGCCGCCGCCGAGTACCAGGCAGTTGAGACCCGGCGCTCCGATGGACCGCCCCGGGCTCCGCTGCTTGCGCTGCTCCTGGATGAGCTGCTGCACCTTCTCGCCGTGGCGGAAGTAGTCCCGGATCGCTTTCAACTCACTCCCACTCGATCGTCGCCGGCGGCTTCGACGAGATGTCGTACACGACCCTGTTCACCGCAGCGATCTCGTTCACGATGCGCGCAGATGCGCGTGCGAGCACGTCGTATGGCAAGCGCGCCCAGTCGGCGGTCATGAAGTCCTCGGTCGTCACCGCGCGGAGCGCGACGAGCGCGCCGTAGGTGCGGAAATCGCCCATGACGCCCACGCTTCGCACAGGAGTAAGAACGGCGAACGCCTGGGCGACGGTGCGGTACAGGTCGGCCGCCCGCAGCTCCTCGAGGAAGATCGCGTCCGCCTGTCGAAGGGTATCGAGCGCCTGATGGTCGATCGGACCGAGCACACGCACGGCGAGCCCCGGGCCCGGGAATGGGTGACGCCAGAGGATGTCCTCTGGGATGCCGAGCTCCGCGCCAACGCGCCGGACCTCGTCCTTGAAGAGACGCCGCAGCGGCTCGACGACCTCGAGCGCCATGACCTCGGGCAGCCCGCCGACGTTGTGGTGCGTCTTGATCCGCGCGCTCGTCTTGGACTCGCGCGAGCGCGACTCGATGACATCCGGGTAGATCGTGCCCTGCACGAGGAGATCGACGTCCCCGACGCGGCGCGCCTGCTCCTCGAAGCACCGGATGAATTCCTCGCCGATGATCATCCGCTTCTGCTCGGGATCGACGACGCCGGCGAGGCGACGGAGGAATCGCTCCGACGCGTCGACGTGAACGAGGCGCAGCCGCGGGCCGAACGTCGCGACGACCTCCTCGGCCTCGTTCGCGCGAAGCAAACCTGTGTCGATGAACACGCAGGTGAGCCGGTCGCCGATCGCGCGCGCGACGAGCGTCGCGGCCACCGCGGAGTCGACGCCGCCGGAGAGCGCGCAGATCGCGTGACGATCGCCGATCGTTCGCTTGAGCTCGGCGACGGCCTCCTCGATAAAGGCCGCAGGCGTCCAATCGCCTTCGCAACCGCACACGCGGTAGAGGAAGTTGCGCAGCACCTCGGCGCCGCGCGGTGTGTGCATGACCTCGGGATGGAACTGGACGCCGAAGCGGTTCCGACCATCGCTCATCGCCGCGAGCGGCAGTCGCTCGGTGCGCGCGATGCCGTGGAAGCCGGGCGGAAGCCGTTTCACGGTGTCGCCGTGGCTCATCCAGGCGCGCTCGTGGTCGGAGAGGCCCTCGAACAGACCGCCGGACTCGGCGATGTCGACCGTCGCGGGGCCATATTCGCGTTTGCCCTCGGGCGCGACCTCGCCGCCGAGCACGTGCGCCATGAGGTGCATGCCGTAGCAGATCCCGAGGACCGGGAACCGCCCATCCAGGACCGCGGGCTCGATCTGCGGCGCGTCCGCGTCGTACACGCTCGACGGCCCGCCGGAGAGGATCACGCCGACGACGCCCCGGCGCTCGAGCTCTTTCGCGGTGACGTCGTGCGGGAAGATCTCGCAGTACACACGCGACTCGCGGACGCGGCGCGCG
This Candidatus Limnocylindria bacterium DNA region includes the following protein-coding sequences:
- the purE gene encoding 5-(carboxyamino)imidazole ribonucleotide mutase, whose protein sequence is MGSTSDETVMKIAVETLRGLGVECEMRVLSAHRTPEALRDYVTEAGRRGVKVFVCGAGGAAHLAGAVAAITTSPVIGVPLVAPNAIAGGLDALLSIVQMPRGIPVATVAVGEAGAANAGILAAEILATADEELASRLRMLREGMAAKVLAR
- the purD gene encoding phosphoribosylamine--glycine ligase, with protein sequence MKAIRDYFRHGEKVQQLIQEQRKQRSPGRSIGAPGLNCLVLGGGGREYAIAWRLARCDSVATIDVVPGNAGVALFSRVLDFQPRDVGRLEQHLAASAIDLAIVGPDELIAEGIGDHMRRASISVVAPSKEAAKIEWSKTFAKELMTEAGIPSPRWETFTTPEQARNALDRNKWAAPLVVKADGLAAGKGVTICRTIEQALMTLGTPPTSGGRVVFEELLEGDEASLQALVDGETVVALPPARDHKRLGDGDIGPNTGGMGASSPTTVLPDEDAQRVADEVITPIARALAARGTPFRGIIFAGLIRTKRGFKVLEYNARFGDPEAEVTLPRIGGDFAKLMVALGEGKLREYVAANPLRFSQRAFVDVVLCAEGYPGAPRTGDRIEGLDSLPDGVYAFHGATTATPSGGFITSGGRVMHIVAGGATVAEARDRAYQGAERVTFAGKFYRSDIAAGGGVAVA
- the guaA gene encoding glutamine-hydrolyzing GMP synthase, which encodes MAILDYGSQYTQLIARRVRESRVYCEIFPHDVTAKELERRGVVGVILSGGPSSVYDADAPQIEPAVLDGRFPVLGICYGMHLMAHVLGGEVAPEGKREYGPATVDIAESGGLFEGLSDHERAWMSHGDTVKRLPPGFHGIARTERLPLAAMSDGRNRFGVQFHPEVMHTPRGAEVLRNFLYRVCGCEGDWTPAAFIEEAVAELKRTIGDRHAICALSGGVDSAVAATLVARAIGDRLTCVFIDTGLLRANEAEEVVATFGPRLRLVHVDASERFLRRLAGVVDPEQKRMIIGEEFIRCFEEQARRVGDVDLLVQGTIYPDVIESRSRESKTSARIKTHHNVGGLPEVMALEVVEPLRRLFKDEVRRVGAELGIPEDILWRHPFPGPGLAVRVLGPIDHQALDTLRQADAIFLEELRAADLYRTVAQAFAVLTPVRSVGVMGDFRTYGALVALRAVTTEDFMTADWARLPYDVLARASARIVNEIAAVNRVVYDISSKPPATIEWE